The uncultured Sunxiuqinia sp. genome contains a region encoding:
- a CDS encoding aminotransferase class IV has protein sequence MIGFDNGVFRELAEISIPITSLSINRSYGAFEFLEVINGNPFYGDRHLKRFLKTMAILKLTTNFDDQLKWILDELIERNNLTSSFVKLFVLPHEVKFDGIYQAALYVFPTQMPDYPTSFYTDGVRLVMKQYQRFLPEAKSTNYLAGQYWMNEQTDQRVTDILFHNGETVQETSRGNVFAVINGNVITPSENVLDGVTRRVVIELLKEQCIPFKETELSIETLLAADEVFLASTTKHIMPVTTIDDRTIADGEPGKFSKKVMQVFQHHCRNYGLNG, from the coding sequence ATGATTGGATTTGATAATGGTGTTTTTAGAGAGTTGGCAGAAATCAGTATTCCCATTACGAGTCTTTCTATTAATCGCAGCTACGGTGCCTTTGAGTTTTTAGAAGTGATTAACGGGAATCCTTTTTATGGTGATCGACATCTCAAGCGTTTTTTAAAAACAATGGCAATATTAAAGTTGACCACTAATTTTGATGATCAATTAAAATGGATACTAGATGAATTAATTGAACGAAATAACTTGACTAGTAGCTTTGTAAAGCTGTTTGTTTTACCTCATGAAGTAAAGTTCGACGGAATTTACCAGGCGGCACTCTATGTTTTCCCAACTCAAATGCCGGATTATCCAACTTCATTTTATACTGATGGAGTTCGTTTGGTGATGAAACAATATCAGCGCTTTCTGCCGGAAGCAAAATCGACCAACTATTTAGCCGGGCAGTATTGGATGAATGAGCAAACCGATCAACGGGTGACCGACATCTTATTTCACAATGGCGAAACCGTGCAGGAAACTTCGCGCGGCAATGTTTTTGCCGTTATAAATGGTAACGTCATTACACCCTCAGAAAATGTATTGGATGGTGTTACCCGGCGTGTCGTGATTGAACTGCTGAAGGAACAGTGTATTCCTTTTAAGGAAACTGAGCTCTCCATTGAAACACTTCTGGCAGCAGATGAAGTATTCCTGGCAAGTACTACCAAACACATTATGCCTGTTACGACGATCGATGACCGCACGATTGCGGATGGAGAACCGGGTAAATTTAGTAAAAAAGTGATGCAGGTGTTTCAGCATCACTGCAGGAATTATGGACTGAACGGCTAG